The following coding sequences lie in one Rutidosis leptorrhynchoides isolate AG116_Rl617_1_P2 chromosome 4, CSIRO_AGI_Rlap_v1, whole genome shotgun sequence genomic window:
- the LOC139843585 gene encoding non-specific lipid-transfer protein-like codes for MAKSGMMVLCLVVAVCMIEPYAEAMTCGQVATSLAPCINYLTKGAAPLPPACCTGVQGLNKAASSTPDRKTVCSCLKQMYASTPNVNLAKASSLPGQCGVNIPYKISPSTDCSKIQ; via the exons ATGGCGAAGAGTGGAATGATGGTTTTATGCTTGGTGGTAGCTGTTTGCATGATTGAACCATATGCAGAGGCTATGACATGTGGTCAAGTGGCAACAAGTTTGGCGCCATGCATTAACTACTTAACAAAAGGTGCTGCGCCATTGCCACCTGCTTGTTGCACCGGGGTTCAGGGACTCAATAAAGCTGCTAGTTCAACCCCTGATCGTAAAACTGTTTGCAGTTGCTTAAAGCAAATGTATGCATCCACCCCCAATGTTAATCTCGCAAAGGCATCCTCTCTACCCGGACAATGCGGCGTTAATATCCCGTACAAGATCAGCCCTAGCACCGACTGTTCCAA GATACAGTAA
- the LOC139841655 gene encoding uncharacterized protein translates to MTLDKSWTTLVDRTTTEFWNGLNAFIESCKAFANSANKCRCPCKDCDNLVFQTLDTMKRHIQMHGFTRFYKTWKYHGEQVVLPPQTERFVRIPPAVDQLHDLITDLRDVPMDTTHISNENEPTTTTHTPSSTYDELDKLDNTELYPGCTWMSSFSFLAKLCHMKVTCKWTNTSFDKLVTLLKTAFPDASIPSSYYEARKTMRTIGLGYESIHVCKYDCCLFWKEHANDENCHVCGESRWKDKNTTGKKVPHKVMRYFPLTPRLQRLYKSRFTANHMTWHASGQCTEAGKMHHPVDGTAWKNFNAKYPDFASEPRNVRLGLAADGFNPFNDISSTYSMWPVVLTTYNLPPWMCMKESSFMLTLLIPGPRSPGKDMDVFLRPLVDELKVLWSVGVKTNDAATNTSFTMRAMLLWTINDFPARSSLSGWSGQGYKACPTCNVDTPSRPVLSKIVYFGHRMFLKRNHKLRTSTSFDGHVEKRLPPRTRNKDEILAQLTTVKDRIKGKHPEFGGKKRKRDPTVVGNWSKKSIFYELDYWSDLELKHNLDVMHIEKNVCEGLLNILLMHKEKSKDNNKAREVLEMWGIRKELWLKPLGNGKSKKPHPKYSFKPDDRSQFCQFIKKVKLPDGFGSNFKHKVHEDENKLVGLKSHDHHIMMQRLLPIGVRAYLDKSISAPIIELCLFFKQLCARSLLTSDMVKAKDGLIKILCSFEQIFPPSFFDIMIHLVMHLPDEAIQGGPVNMRWMYPFERYMKKLKNYVKNKAKPEGSIAEGYVADEALTYASRYIHSVETSFNKPDRNAEAKLPKRDFYVFQSVCTPISKAKDTRLDTKLQAQLNWFVLNNSPEIDKYKEEFKVERPHEISDIETKFPRWFNDKIKLMRVNEKSKCSDELLALAHGPRHYYSYTGCIVNGVRFVVHDRDLRRTTQNSGVSSRADSGGVYYGVVEEILELCYLFGCKVVLFRCKWFKTDKKGCVTKDNITSIYTQSEWYTDQQYVLATQTNLVFYIDDLSNKKGDWKVVHEVHHRKHWDQSLIRGDDEMDLIHGCSSSDFSLSTNLDDAEDLTRLDLSMGEPMIVDHTPSTSNATIDVYEDDDEDDYEDDDDEDDVEEVLEDDTQNGIEIDSEDDLDDNATNSCEADTTFSDDSE, encoded by the exons ATGACGTTAGATAAGAGTTGGACTACTTTAGTTGACCGCACTACTACTGAATTTTGGAATGGTCTTAATGCATTTATAGAGAGTTGTAAAGCGTTTGCGAATTCAGCTAATAAATGTAGATGTCCATGCAAGGATTGTGACAACCTTGTATTCCAAACACTCGATACAATGAAACGTCACATACAAATGCATGGGTTTACCCGATTTTATAAGACTTGGAAGTATCACGGTGAACAAGTTGTTTTGCCACCGCAAACCGAACGTTTTGTACGTATACCTCCAGCGGTAGACCAATTACATGATCTTATCACCGATCTTCGTGATGTGCCAATGGACACCACACACATATCGAATGAGAATGAGCCAACGACCACAACACATACACCGAGTTCTACGTATGATGAATTAGATAAACTAGACAATACCGAGCTATACCCTGGTTGTACATGGATGTCTTCGTTTAGTTTTTTGGCAAAGTTGTGTCACATGAAGGTCACTTGTAAATGGACTAATACATCATTCGACAAATTGGTAACATTGCTTAAAACTGCATTTCCGGATGCTAGTATCCCATCTTCGTACTATGAAGCTAGGAAGACAATGAGGACTATTGGGTTAGGATACGAATCGATTCACGTTTGTAAGTACGATTGTTGTTTATTTTGGAAAGAACACGCAAACGATGAAAATTGTCATGTATGTGGTGAAAGTAGATGGAAAGATAAAAACACAACTGGGAAGAAAGTTCCCCACAAAGTGATGCGTTACTTTCCGTTGACTCCAAGATTACAAAGACTATATAAGTCTAGGTTTACTGCGAACCATATGACTTGGCATGCTTCTGGGCAGTGTACCGAAGCTGGTAAGATGCATCACCCGGTAGACGGTACAGCGTGGAAAAATTTCAATGCAAAGTATCCAGATTTTGCCAGTGAACCTAGAAATGTTAGATTAGGGTTGGCTGCTGATGGTTTCAATCCATTTAACGATATAAGTTCTACTTACAGTATGTGGCCAGTTGTATTGACAACATACAATTTGCCCCCCTGGATGTGTATGAAAGAGTCTTCATTCATGTTGACGTTGTTAATTCCTGGCCCTAGATCTCCCGGGAAGGACATGGATGTATTTTTAAGGCCGTTGGTTGATGAGTTGAAAGTGTTATGGTCTGTCGGAGTCAAAACAAATGATGCCGCCACAAATACCTCTTTCACAATGCGAGCCATGCTTTTATGGACCATCAACGATTTTCCAGCTCGTAGTAGTTTGTCAGGTTGGAGCGGCCAAGGATATAAAGCATGTCCTACGTGTAATGTCGATACTCCATCTAGACCCGTGTTGTCGAAAATTGTTTATTTTGGACATAGAATGTTCTTAAAAAGGAATCATAAATTGAGAACTAGCACATCATTCGATGGCCATGTCGAGAAAAGGCTTCCGCCTCGTACTAGAAACAAAGATGAGATATTAGCACAATTGACGACAGTGAAAGATCGTATTAAGGGTAAGCATCCTGAGTTTGGAGGTAAGAAGAGAAAACGTGATCCAACGGTTGtgggtaattggagtaagaaatctATTTTCTACGAGCTTGATTATTGGTCAGATCTTGAACTAAAACACAACCTGGATGTCATGCATATAGAAAAAAATGTGTGCGAAGGTTTGTTAAATATTTTGCTAATGCACAAGGAAAAATCCAAAGACAATAACAAGGCACGGGAAGTGCTAGAAATGTGGGGCATTCGAAAAGAGTTGTGGCTAAAACCACTTGGTAATGGTAAGTCAAAAAAACCTCATCCTAAGTACTCTTTCAAACCCGACGATAGAAGTCAATTTTGTCAATTCATCAAAAAAGTTAAGTTACCTGATGGCTTTGGCTCAAACTTTAAGCATAAAGTTCACGAAGATGAAAACAAACTAGTTGGGCTCAAGTCTCATGACCATCATATAATGATGCAACGGTTACTCCCCATTGGTGTTCGAGCGTACTTAGACAAAAGTATTTCAGCACCAATAATTGAACTTTGTTTATTCTTTAAGCAGCTTTGTGCTCGGAGCTTGTTGACGTCTGACATGGTAAAAGCAAAAGATGGGTTGATCAAAATATTGTGTTCTTTTGAGCAAATATTTCCTCCGTCCTTTTTTGACATAATGATTCATTTAGTTATGCATTTACCCGATGAGGCGATTCAAGGTGGCCCGGTTAACATGAGGTGGATGTATCCATTTGAAAGATACATGAAAAAACTGAAGAATTATGTCAAGAATAAAGCTAAGCCGGAAGGTTCTATTGCCGAGGGGTATGTTGCGGACGAAGCCTTAACTTACGCCTCAAGGTATATTCACTCTGTAGAGACGAGTTTTAATAAGCCAGATAGAAATGCAGAGGCTAAATTGCCCAAACGTGACTTTTATGTGTTCCAATCTGTGTGTACACCTATTAGTAAGGCGAAAGATACTCGGTTGGATACTAAACTTCAGGCCCAACTAAATTGGTTTGTACTTAACAACAGCCCCGAGATCGACAAATACAAGGA AGAATTTAAAGTCGAGAGGCCGCATGAGATTAGTGATATAGAAACCAAGTTTCCTCGCTGGTTTAATGATAAG ATCAAGCTTATGCGAGTAAATGAAAAATCCAAATGCAGCGATGAGTTACTTGCTTTGGCACATGGACCGAGACACTATTACTCATACACTGGTTGCATAGTTAACGGTGTAAGGTTTGTCGTTCATGATCGAGATTTACGCCGAACAACTCAGAATAGCGGAGTTTCATCACGTGCTGATAGCGGAGGTGTGTATTATGGCGTGGTGGAAGAAATTCTTGAGCTTTGTTATCTGTTTGGTTGCAAGGTTGTTTTGTTTCGATGTAAATGGTTTAAAACCGACAAAAAAGGGTGTGTCACTAAGGATAACATAACCAGTATTTATACTCAATCCGAATGGTATACAGATCAGCAATATGTCCTTGCAACACAGACAAATCTAGTATTTTACATTGATGACCTGAGTAATAAAAAAGGTGATTGGAAGGTCGTTCACGAAGTCCATCATCGAAAGCATTGGGACCAAAGTCTTATCAGGGGAGATGACGAAATGGATCTTATACATGGTTGCTCTTCGTCTGATTTTTCGTTGTCTACTAACTTGGATGATGCGGAGGATTTGACTCGACTAGATTTGAGTATGGGCGAACCGATGATAGTTGACCATACTCCCTCGACGAGTAATGCTACAATAGACGTTTATGAAGACGATGATGAAGACGATTATGAAGACGACGATGATGAAGACGATGTTGAAGAGGTTCTAGAAGACGACACACAAAACGGCATAGAGATCGACTCCGAGGACGACTTAGACGACAATGCTACAAATTCATGTGAAGCAGACACTACTTTTAGTGATGACTCCGAATGA